The following coding sequences are from one Nicotiana tomentosiformis chromosome 3, ASM39032v3, whole genome shotgun sequence window:
- the LOC138908724 gene encoding uncharacterized protein — protein sequence MNKEEFAVDEKTYENLDGLKIKIITSNIGRRYKKVGENIYLMLEKETARLEDSLTAMTRIIKENEEIDRKNEIEKIRQQAKKELQQVEENKNTRIMELEKELAILKELYENKQREREKKKELEQEERLKEEIEKFREKLKEDIEVKLEEINETNNENEQNTESSEDSEISETYTELITKTNNIINPEIYAGDISEKPSTSKERKYKQTIPTYYNNNYERSDRSKVLWDKRLNRKWTPKTINEQYNFLDLDCVEDVNKIIQLWVGYISKQLIDNKIPIPEAPGYIERTIIGTVKLWIQNLNDESIKALRSNKKFDGESATTTIDILIKYELAIRNEFSSMTTEIEEQQKEKTVSRNLMNKLAICNMCYIDEYTCAFKEYYYKGTYSVEEGKEIRKIYFTKLPEPFSSKIIRDWEKAGLEDTLGARIRYLKNWFIELCEKHKEEIKMEKTLIKNLTCCKIKTAPQFGCTDNYYKKKNYKRKYKKYRRNKLKYKYKNPRKRYYIKDYKRKRPYRIKKKLSECTCYNCGKLGHLAKDCKLPRDPKKKQITEINTDNEEYMQLDYIDYELDSEDSIYELEPELETEIESEKELSDIEEND from the coding sequence atgaataaagaaGAATTTGCGGTAGACGAAAAAACATACGAAAATTTGGatggattaaaaataaaaataataacttcaaatatagGAAGAAGATATAAGAAAGTAGGAGAAAACATATATTTAATGTTAGAAAAAGAAACTGCAAGATTAGAAGATAGTTTAACAGCAATGACaagaataataaaagaaaatgaagaaattgataggaaaaatgaaattgaaaaaattaggcaacaagctaaaaaagaattacagcaagtggaagaaaacaaaaacaccaggataatggaattagaaaaagaattagCAATATTAAAAGAATTGTATGAAAACAaacagagagaaagagaaaagaaaaaagaattagagCAAGAAGAAAGATTGAAGGAAGAAATAGAAAAATTTAGGGAAAAATTAAAAGAGGACATAGAAGTAAAACTTGAAGAAATAAATGAAACTAATAATGAAAATGAACAGAATACAGAAAGTTCAGAAGATTcagaaataagtgaaacatatacagaacttataACTAAAACAAATAACATAATAAATCCAGAAATATATGCCGGAGATATAAGCGAAAAACCAAGtacatcaaaagaaagaaaatacaaacaaacaataccaacatattacAATAATAATTATGAACGAAGTGACAGAAGTAAAGTATTATGGGATAAAAGATTAAACAGAAAATGGACACCAAAAACAATAAATGAACAATATAACTTTTTGGACTTAGATTGCGTAGAAGAcgttaataaaataatacaactatgggtaggatatatatcaaaacaattaatagataataaaataccaattccagaagcaccaggatatatagaaaggACAATAATAGGAACAGTAAAATTATGGATACAAAATCTAAATGATGAAAGTATAAAAGCAttaagaagtaataaaaaattcGATGGTGAATCAGCTACAACAACTATAGACATAttaataaaatatgaattagCTATAAGAAATGAATTTAGTAGTATGACAACAGAAATAGAAgagcaacaaaaagaaaaaacagtAAGTAGAAATCTAATGAACAAACTAGCTATATGTAACATGTGTTACATAGACGAATATACGTGTGCATTTAAAGAATATTACTATAAAGGAACATATAGTgttgaagaaggaaaagaaatcagaaaaatatactttacaaaattaccagaaccttttagTTCTAAAATAATAAGAGATTGGGAAAAAGCAGGATTAGAAGATACCTTAGGAGCTAGAATTAGATATTTAAAGAATTGGTTTATAGAATTATGTgaaaaacataaagaagaaattaaaatggAAAAAACACTGATAAAAAACCTTACATGTTGTAAAATTAAAACTGCACCCCAGTTTGGATGTACAGAtaattattataaaaagaaaaattataaaagaaaatataaaaaatatagaagaaaTAAGTTAAAATATAAGTATAAAAACCCGAGGAAAAGATATTATATAAAAGATTACAAAAGAAAAAGACCATATAGAATTAAGAAAAAATTATCCGAATGTACTTGttacaattgtggaaaattaggacACCTAGCCAAAGATTGTAAATTACCTAGAGACCCTAAAAAGaaacaaataacagaaattaacaCTGATAATGAAGAATACATGCAACTAGACTATATAGATTATGAAttagatagtgaagatagtatTTATGAATTAGAACCTGAATTAGAAACAGAAATAGAATCAGAAAAAGAACTATCAGATATAGAGGAAAATGACTGA